From Bacillus sp. Marseille-P3661:
TTTATCTCCAATTCTCAATTCTCTTGTTAACTGTTCTAGCTTTTTGGTTAAGGCTGGATAAATGGACTTTTCTATATAAATACGTTGAACTCCAATGCAATTTTGTCCTGCTGTAGAGAAAGCTCCAGAAACTATAGAATGTGCAGTTTCTTCTAAATTTGCATCTTCTAAAACGATCACAGGTGAACTTGATCCTAATTCCATGCCAATTTTCTTTAGTCCAGCTAATCTTGCAATTCTTTCTCCTGTTTCAACACCGCCAGTAAATGAAACCATTCGAATATCTGGGTGACATACCAATAATTCTCCAATTTCACTTCCCTTTCCGGTTATCACACTTAATACCTTTTTAGGTAACCCAGCTTCTTCAAAGACTTCAGCTAATTTTATTGCACTAATTGGAGTAACAGTGGCTGGCTTAATAATGAGGGCATTTCCAGCTGCAATAGCTGGGCCTATTTTATGGGCAACTAAATTAAGTGGATCATTAAATGGTGTGATGGCTGCAATTAATCCAATAGGATATCGATAGTAATATCCTATTCGATTTTCACTATTTTCACTTTGATCAAAAGGAATCGTTTCGCCGTGTATCCTTCTAGCTTCTTCTGAACTTATAATGATAGTCTCAATGCATCTTTTTACTTCCTTCCGTGCCTCACGGATGGTTTTACTTCCTTCCGTTGCAACGGTTTGGGCAAACTCTTCCTGTCTACTTTTAATTAGCTTGGCAGCTTTTGATAAGATATTTATTCGCTCCCGAACAGACAGCTTTGCAGCTATTGCTGCACCTGCCTTACCCGCTACAATTGCACGTTTCATATGCATTTCATTTGCAGCAGGAACTGTACCAATAATTTCTCCATTTTGGGGATTTTGAACATTTATCCTATTATTTGTTTCTACCCACTCACCACCAATAAACATCTTAAAATCTTGTAATTTCATTCTATTAAACTCCCTTCCTCGCTAATAGTTATCATTTTCGCTATTCGCAGGAAACCAATCACCCATATATTTCTCTCGTTATTGCTTTTAATGAAATAGGGAGTTTCGATTGATATTAATAATATCAATTAATAAAGCATATCCAGTTTCTATTAAACCTGCACCAGCACCAATTAAAGTGATAGGACCAGACATATCACATGTATACGTTATTGCGTTGGTTGCACCTGATACGCCTGCAAGCGGATCAGTCAAAGCCACTTTTTCTGGTTGGACAACTGCCTTGATTCCATCTGTGCTTTTAGAAATACTACCAAGCAACTTCCATCGCTTATTTTCCATTTTTGCTTGTTCAATATCCTCTAAAGTAATGGTGGTAATGCCTTTGCACTCGATATCTTCTACCTTTAATGGCGTATTTAATATAACATTTGCTAGGATTGCTATTTTATAGCGGGCATCATATCCTTCAACATCACTGGTGGGATCAGCTTCCGCGTATCCTAGTCGCTGCGCTTCCTTTAAGGCTGTCTCGTATTTATCTCCCTCTTCCATTTTTCCCAATATGAAATTAGTCGTCCCATTTAGTATTCCTCGTATTTCAGTAATTTCGTTTCCCACTAGTGTTGCTAGCGGCAAACGAATAGCTGGTGTCCCACTCATGACTGTCCCTTCAAATCCCCATTGAACACGATGCTTTGCTGCCAACTCAGATAACTCTTTATATGCAATTGCTACAGGTCCCTTATTACTCATCACAACGTTTTTCCCATGCTGAAAAGCAGCTTTACAATGGTCTATAGCGGGTTGCCCTGTTTTTACATTTGTATAAGTAATCTCTATGATCGTATCAGCATTACTTTCTCTAATCGTTTTTAAGCTATCCCAGTTTTTTTGAAGCCCCTCATAATCAGGATAATCTTTCAAACTTCCCCATTGGTTCATAACGGTTGAAACCATTTCTAAATCAAGTCCATCAGGGTGATAGATAGATCCTTTGTTAATGTCTGTTATCGCAACAACCTCTATATCAATTTCTAGTGATTCTTTCAAGTAGTTTTGTTTTTTTTTCAAAATATCTATTAATCCTTGCCCCACACCACCAAAGCCAATCAAAGCCAGCCTATGCTTCAAGATTAATCACCTCTAGAGCCTGACTTAGGTCTTCTAAAAGATCCTCTACATCTTCTATTCCCGCAGAATATCGAATTAAGCTTTCTGGAATTCCCATAGCTGCTCTCTCTTCTGGCGTGCATTCGATATGACTCGTAGTTCTTGCCGGTCCAACTACTGTCTCAACAGATCCAAGATTTGCTGCTTTGTTCGCATATTTAAGTTGCGGGAGAAATTGCCTAACCGCCTCTATATCCCCTTTTAAAGCAAAACTCAGCATACCGCCATATAACCTCATTTGCTTTTTCGCAACATCATGATTGGGATGGTCCTCTAGTCCAGGATAAAACACTTCGGAAACTGCAGGGTGGTTCTTTAAAAAGTTTGCAACTTCCATTGCATTTTCTGTTTGCTTTTGAACTCGTAGCTGCAGGGTTTTCATACCGCGCAGTAATAAATAAGCAGCCATAGGATCTAACGTTGCTCCGTTGATTTCACGATAATGATAGATTGGCTCGACTATTTCTTTTGAACCACAAACAACTCCTCCTAATGCATCCGCATGCCCACCAAGAAATTTTGTTGCACTATGGATGACAAGATCTGCGCCATATTGCAATGGATTTTGAATAATTGGTGTTGCAAATGTATTATCAACAAAAACTAACGCACCCACCTTCTTCGCTGCTTTAACCATACGTGGTATGTCGGTAATCTTAACAGTTGGATTGGTTGGGCTTTCTAAATATAGAATTTTACACCCCTTAGCAACTTCAGTTT
This genomic window contains:
- a CDS encoding homoserine dehydrogenase gives rise to the protein MKHRLALIGFGGVGQGLIDILKKKQNYLKESLEIDIEVVAITDINKGSIYHPDGLDLEMVSTVMNQWGSLKDYPDYEGLQKNWDSLKTIRESNADTIIEITYTNVKTGQPAIDHCKAAFQHGKNVVMSNKGPVAIAYKELSELAAKHRVQWGFEGTVMSGTPAIRLPLATLVGNEITEIRGILNGTTNFILGKMEEGDKYETALKEAQRLGYAEADPTSDVEGYDARYKIAILANVILNTPLKVEDIECKGITTITLEDIEQAKMENKRWKLLGSISKSTDGIKAVVQPEKVALTDPLAGVSGATNAITYTCDMSGPITLIGAGAGLIETGYALLIDIININRNSLFH
- a CDS encoding aldehyde dehydrogenase family protein; translation: MKLQDFKMFIGGEWVETNNRINVQNPQNGEIIGTVPAANEMHMKRAIVAGKAGAAIAAKLSVRERINILSKAAKLIKSRQEEFAQTVATEGSKTIREARKEVKRCIETIIISSEEARRIHGETIPFDQSENSENRIGYYYRYPIGLIAAITPFNDPLNLVAHKIGPAIAAGNALIIKPATVTPISAIKLAEVFEEAGLPKKVLSVITGKGSEIGELLVCHPDIRMVSFTGGVETGERIARLAGLKKIGMELGSSSPVIVLEDANLEETAHSIVSGAFSTAGQNCIGVQRIYIEKSIYPALTKKLEQLTRELRIGDKLSETTDVGPMITENEAKRVENWVSEATAKGANLICGGIRQGAYYEPTLLENVPSNCQLASKEVFGPVALLYPITHLEEAIELANDSMYGLQAGIFTNNMEHAFQAIHNLEVGGIIVNDSSDFRIDAMPFGGLKYSGLGREGVKYAVNEMTEPKVVCLNLKQR
- a CDS encoding cystathionine gamma-synthase family protein, coding for MTKQNQIRMSTKSVWAGEKDYLVHGATQVPVVHSVSFGYEDIDEWYEVATGKRKGHIYGRNTNPTVQAFEDKIKLLEEAEAVTSFSTGMAAISNALYTFLTPGDRIVTIKDTYGGTNKIFTEFLPKMQIDVTFCETGNHEQIETEVAKGCKILYLESPTNPTVKITDIPRMVKAAKKVGALVFVDNTFATPIIQNPLQYGADLVIHSATKFLGGHADALGGVVCGSKEIVEPIYHYREINGATLDPMAAYLLLRGMKTLQLRVQKQTENAMEVANFLKNHPAVSEVFYPGLEDHPNHDVAKKQMRLYGGMLSFALKGDIEAVRQFLPQLKYANKAANLGSVETVVGPARTTSHIECTPEERAAMGIPESLIRYSAGIEDVEDLLEDLSQALEVINLEA